In Hamadaea flava, a genomic segment contains:
- a CDS encoding 4-(cytidine 5'-diphospho)-2-C-methyl-D-erythritol kinase — protein sequence MTEAWWPDDDEQDRPLPSTVKVRVPAKINLHLGVGPLRRDGFHELRTVYHAISLHDEVTARRGDTLTLTMEGEGAGSLALDDSNLIIRAAHALAEFAKVNAHARLHLRKQIPLAGGLAGGSADAAATLVACDALWGTGVPRDELARLAASLGSDVPFLIHGGTALGTGRGEAVSPVLARAHTWHWVLGLAEGGLSTPDVYRELDRLRLAGEAPEPLGDTDDLMAALRQRDPAVLAAALGNDLQAAAISLRPALGEVLRAGTEVGALTGLVSGSGPTCVFLASSADHAGEVAAGLEKAGVCRAVRVAQGPVIGARAI from the coding sequence GTGACCGAAGCGTGGTGGCCGGATGACGACGAGCAGGACCGGCCGTTGCCCAGCACCGTGAAGGTGCGCGTTCCGGCGAAGATCAACTTGCATCTGGGTGTCGGCCCGCTGCGCCGCGACGGGTTCCACGAGCTGCGCACGGTCTATCACGCGATCTCCCTTCACGACGAGGTGACCGCACGCCGGGGCGACACGCTCACGCTCACCATGGAGGGCGAGGGCGCCGGCTCGCTCGCCCTCGACGACAGCAACCTGATCATCCGGGCGGCCCACGCGCTGGCCGAGTTCGCCAAGGTCAACGCGCACGCGCGGCTGCACCTGCGCAAGCAGATCCCGCTCGCGGGCGGGCTGGCCGGGGGTTCGGCCGACGCCGCCGCGACGCTGGTCGCCTGTGACGCGTTGTGGGGGACCGGTGTGCCGCGCGACGAACTGGCCCGGCTCGCCGCGTCGCTCGGCTCCGACGTGCCCTTCCTCATCCACGGTGGCACCGCGCTCGGCACCGGCCGGGGTGAGGCGGTGAGCCCGGTGCTGGCGCGGGCGCATACCTGGCACTGGGTGCTCGGTCTCGCCGAGGGCGGTCTGTCCACTCCGGACGTCTATCGGGAGCTGGACCGGCTGCGGCTGGCGGGCGAGGCGCCCGAGCCGCTGGGCGACACCGATGACCTGATGGCGGCGCTGCGGCAGCGGGACCCGGCCGTGCTGGCCGCCGCGCTCGGCAACGACCTCCAGGCAGCCGCAATCTCCTTGCGCCCGGCGTTGGGCGAGGTGCTGCGGGCGGGCACCGAAGTGGGTGCGCTCACGGGCCTGGTCTCCGGTTCGGGCCCCACTTGTGTCTTCCTCGCATCTAGCGCCGATCACGCGGGCGAGGTGGCGGCCGGGCTGGAGAAGGCCGGCGTCTGCCGGGCCGTCCGCGTTGCGCAAGGCCCCGTCATCGGCGCCCGCGCCATCTAA
- a CDS encoding TatD family hydrolase has translation MSDRSRRAADRRERPAPEAPSALPLPVLDSHVHLDIVAGSRSTEAGADAGRTAVGDRSEIVAGSRSTEAGADAGRTAAGDRSEIVAGSRSTEAGADAGRTAVGDRSEIVGSDGSGWSVEDQVAAARAVGVDRLVQVGVDVTSSQWSAALAERVPAVLATVALHPNEAPRLADLDAALAVIDSLAGQPRVRGIGETGLDFFRTGEDGLKAQEHSFRGHIEIAKRTGKALVIHDRDAHADVLRVLDDAGAPDTVVLHCFSGDVFFAAECVRRGYVLSFAGTVTFKNAPHLREAAALTPPSQLLVETDAPYLTPMPHRGAPNASYLIPLTVRGLAEAKGLPVEEVCQGISATGERVFGPW, from the coding sequence GTGAGTGATCGCAGCCGCCGCGCCGCCGACCGCCGCGAACGTCCCGCTCCAGAAGCGCCGTCCGCGCTGCCGCTTCCCGTCCTCGACAGCCATGTTCACTTGGACATCGTCGCCGGCAGCCGCTCGACCGAGGCCGGTGCTGACGCCGGGAGGACGGCTGTCGGCGACAGGAGTGAGATCGTCGCCGGCAGCCGCTCGACCGAGGCCGGTGCCGACGCTGGGAGGACGGCTGCCGGCGACAGGAGCGAGATCGTCGCCGGCAGCCGCTCGACCGAGGCCGGTGCTGACGCTGGGAGGACGGCTGTCGGCGACAGGAGTGAGATCGTCGGGTCCGACGGGTCGGGATGGTCGGTCGAGGATCAGGTCGCGGCGGCCCGCGCGGTCGGCGTCGACCGGCTGGTCCAGGTCGGGGTGGACGTGACCTCGTCCCAGTGGAGCGCCGCGCTCGCCGAACGCGTACCGGCCGTGCTGGCGACCGTCGCCCTGCATCCCAACGAGGCTCCGCGGCTGGCCGATCTGGACGCCGCGCTCGCCGTGATCGACTCGCTCGCGGGGCAGCCGCGCGTACGCGGGATCGGCGAGACCGGGTTGGACTTCTTCCGGACCGGCGAAGACGGCCTCAAGGCGCAGGAGCACAGTTTCCGGGGGCACATCGAGATCGCCAAGCGCACCGGAAAGGCGCTGGTGATCCATGATCGCGACGCGCACGCCGACGTCCTGCGGGTGCTCGACGACGCGGGCGCGCCCGACACCGTGGTGTTGCACTGCTTCTCCGGGGACGTCTTCTTCGCCGCCGAGTGCGTACGCCGGGGGTATGTGCTGTCCTTCGCCGGCACGGTGACCTTCAAGAACGCGCCGCACCTGCGGGAGGCGGCCGCGTTGACGCCGCCGTCGCAGCTGCTCGTCGAGACCGACGCGCCCTACCTGACGCCGATGCCGCATCGGGGTGCGCCGAACGCCTCCTACCTGATCCCGCTGACCGTACGCGGGCTGGCGGAGGCGAAGGGGCTGCCGGTCGAGGAGGTCTGCCAGGGCATCTCGGCGACCGGGGAGCGCGTGTTCGGCCCCTGGTGA
- the rsmI gene encoding 16S rRNA (cytidine(1402)-2'-O)-methyltransferase, with translation MLILCGAPLGNPADASTRLRETLATAEVVAAEDTRRLVRLARDLSIEMSGKLISYFEGNEERRTPELVELLRAGTTVALITDGGMPSVSDPGYRLVTAALAAGVPITCAPGPSAVTTALALSGLPVDRFCFEGFLPRTGSARRARLAELAAEPRTLVFFESTHRIEAALRDLAAAFGPDRAAALCRELTKTYEEIRRAPLGELSQAATQFKGEITLVVAGAAPQQTPRPSDDELRELVAEQVAAGLTRRDAIEAVAAVHAVPKREVYAAAVTR, from the coding sequence ATGCTGATCCTCTGCGGCGCGCCGCTCGGAAACCCGGCCGACGCATCGACACGTCTGCGCGAGACGCTCGCCACCGCCGAGGTCGTGGCGGCCGAGGACACCCGGCGGCTGGTGCGGCTCGCCCGCGACCTTTCGATCGAGATGTCCGGAAAGCTGATCTCGTACTTCGAGGGCAACGAGGAACGGCGTACTCCTGAACTGGTCGAGCTGCTGCGGGCGGGCACGACCGTCGCGCTGATCACCGACGGCGGCATGCCCAGCGTCAGCGATCCCGGCTACCGCCTGGTCACGGCGGCGCTGGCGGCGGGCGTACCGATCACGTGTGCGCCCGGCCCGAGCGCGGTCACCACCGCCCTCGCGCTCTCCGGCCTGCCCGTCGACCGGTTCTGCTTCGAGGGCTTTCTGCCGCGTACCGGCTCCGCGCGGCGCGCCCGGCTCGCGGAACTCGCGGCCGAGCCCCGCACGCTTGTCTTCTTCGAGTCCACCCATCGCATCGAGGCCGCGCTCCGCGACCTGGCCGCCGCGTTCGGTCCCGACCGCGCGGCCGCTCTCTGCCGCGAGCTGACCAAGACATATGAGGAGATACGCCGAGCGCCGCTGGGCGAATTGAGTCAAGCGGCGACGCAGTTCAAGGGTGAGATCACGCTCGTCGTCGCGGGGGCGGCACCCCAGCAGACGCCGAGGCCGAGCGACGACGAACTCCGCGAGCTGGTGGCCGAGCAGGTCGCGGCCGGGCTCACCCGCCGGGACGCGATCGAAGCGGTGGCCGCCGTCCACGCCGTTCCCAAACGAGAGGTGTACGCCGCCGCGGTCACCCGCTAG
- the metG gene encoding methionine--tRNA ligase, protein MSHVLAAVAWPYANGPRHIGHVSGFGVPSDVFSRYMRMAGHDVLMISGTDEHGTPILVEAEKEGVTPRELADRYNRVIVEDLAALGLSYDLFTRTTTRNHYKVAQELFKTVNDNGYMLEQTTHGAISPSTGRTLPDRYIEGTCPICGYESARGDQCDNCGNQLDPEDLINPHSRINGEVPQFIETQHFFLDLPALAPALGDWLRTRQGWRPNVLKFSLNLLDDVRPRAMTRDIDWGIPVPLPGWEDNPAKRLYVWFDAVIGYFSASVEWARRFGDTPESWKKWWAAVENPRSYYFMGKDNITFHSQIWPGELLAYNGQGTKGGKPGEFGELSLPTEVVSSEYLTMEGRKFSSSRRVVIYVRDFLSRYDADALRYFIAVAGPETTDTDFTWSEFLRRNNDELVASWGNLVNRAISMAAKNFGEIPAAGPLTPEDEALLALSRNAFQTVGDLIEHHRQKQAISEAMKVVAEANRYFSDQAPWKLKGEDERARLGTVLHVALQVIRDCNTLLTPFLPHAAQQIHELLGGTGVHAPMPQIVEVDDLDGGPAYPILTGDYTDGAKWETVPIVAGTPLKPPTPVFKKLDPSIVEEELARLAG, encoded by the coding sequence ATGAGTCACGTTCTCGCGGCGGTCGCCTGGCCCTATGCCAACGGCCCGCGCCACATCGGCCATGTCTCCGGGTTCGGGGTGCCCTCCGACGTCTTCAGCCGCTACATGCGGATGGCCGGCCACGACGTGCTCATGATCAGCGGCACCGACGAACACGGCACGCCGATCCTGGTCGAGGCGGAGAAGGAGGGCGTGACCCCACGCGAGCTGGCCGACCGCTACAACCGGGTGATCGTCGAAGACCTCGCCGCGTTGGGCCTGTCCTACGACCTGTTCACCCGGACGACCACGCGCAACCACTACAAGGTGGCGCAGGAGCTGTTCAAGACGGTCAACGACAACGGCTACATGCTCGAGCAGACCACGCATGGGGCGATCTCCCCGTCGACGGGGCGTACGCTGCCCGACCGCTACATCGAGGGCACCTGCCCGATCTGCGGATACGAGAGCGCGCGCGGCGACCAGTGCGACAACTGCGGCAACCAGCTCGACCCCGAGGACCTGATCAACCCGCACTCCCGGATCAACGGCGAGGTGCCGCAGTTCATCGAGACCCAGCACTTCTTCCTCGACCTGCCCGCCCTGGCCCCCGCGCTCGGCGACTGGCTGCGTACGCGGCAGGGCTGGCGCCCGAACGTCTTGAAGTTCTCCCTGAATCTGCTCGACGACGTCCGCCCCCGGGCGATGACGCGCGACATCGACTGGGGCATCCCGGTGCCGCTGCCCGGCTGGGAGGACAACCCCGCCAAACGGCTGTACGTGTGGTTCGACGCCGTCATCGGCTACTTCTCGGCCTCGGTCGAGTGGGCCCGCCGCTTCGGCGACACCCCGGAGTCGTGGAAGAAGTGGTGGGCGGCGGTGGAGAACCCGCGGTCCTACTACTTCATGGGCAAGGACAACATCACCTTCCACTCGCAGATCTGGCCCGGTGAGCTGTTGGCGTACAACGGGCAGGGCACCAAGGGCGGCAAGCCCGGCGAGTTCGGCGAGCTGTCGCTGCCGACCGAGGTCGTGTCCAGCGAGTACCTGACCATGGAGGGCCGCAAGTTCTCCTCGTCGCGCCGGGTCGTCATCTACGTCCGGGACTTCCTGTCGCGCTACGACGCCGACGCGCTGCGGTATTTCATCGCGGTGGCCGGACCGGAGACCACCGACACCGACTTCACCTGGTCGGAGTTCCTCCGGCGGAACAACGACGAGCTGGTGGCGAGCTGGGGCAACCTGGTGAACCGAGCGATCTCGATGGCGGCGAAGAACTTCGGGGAGATCCCGGCGGCCGGTCCGCTGACCCCGGAGGACGAGGCGCTGCTGGCGCTGTCGCGAAACGCTTTCCAGACGGTCGGCGACCTCATCGAGCACCATCGGCAGAAGCAGGCCATCTCCGAGGCGATGAAGGTCGTCGCCGAGGCCAACCGCTACTTCTCCGACCAGGCGCCGTGGAAGCTGAAGGGCGAGGACGAGCGCGCGCGGCTCGGCACGGTTCTGCACGTCGCGTTGCAGGTCATTCGCGACTGCAACACCCTGCTCACGCCGTTCCTGCCGCACGCCGCCCAGCAGATCCACGAGCTGCTCGGCGGGACCGGGGTCCACGCCCCGATGCCGCAGATCGTCGAGGTCGACGACCTGGACGGCGGGCCGGCGTACCCGATCCTGACCGGGGACTACACGGACGGGGCGAAGTGGGAGACGGTCCCGATCGTCGCCGGTACGCCGCTCAAGCCGCCGACCCCGGTCTTCAAGAAGCTGGACCCGTCGATCGTGGAGGAGGAGCTGGCCCGGCTGGCCGGCTGA
- a CDS encoding GNAT family N-acetyltransferase, translated as MSSLIIRPGTLDDVFTVLRFMDGATEWLVSIGRTDQWGSEPHSTNPKRIAQIEGFARDGGLWIAEADGRPVGALSVGDALPYAPPAEEPELYVQLLISDRTVKGSGVGSALLDHARELARQRGVGLLRLDCFAGGEGALVRYYEGQGFTRAQTFSVAQGDRDWPGQILTQRL; from the coding sequence ATGTCCTCGCTGATCATTCGCCCCGGAACCCTGGACGACGTCTTCACCGTGCTCCGCTTCATGGACGGGGCGACCGAGTGGCTGGTCTCCATCGGGCGTACCGATCAGTGGGGGTCGGAGCCGCATTCGACGAATCCGAAACGGATCGCCCAGATCGAGGGGTTCGCCCGCGACGGCGGGCTCTGGATCGCCGAGGCCGACGGCCGTCCGGTCGGCGCGCTCTCGGTCGGCGACGCTCTCCCGTACGCACCGCCGGCCGAGGAGCCGGAACTCTACGTCCAGCTGCTCATCTCCGACCGCACCGTCAAGGGCAGTGGCGTCGGTTCGGCATTGCTCGACCACGCCCGGGAGCTGGCGCGACAGCGCGGCGTCGGGTTGCTGCGCCTGGACTGCTTCGCCGGGGGCGAAGGGGCGCTGGTCCGCTACTACGAGGGGCAAGGCTTCACCCGGGCGCAGACGTTCTCGGTGGCCCAGGGCGACCGGGACTGGCCCGGACAGATCCTGACCCAGCGCCTCTGA
- a CDS encoding dolichyl-phosphate-mannose--protein mannosyltransferase codes for MTIAPEATASAPQPATPDAPAVSDIRQRLLPIEVKFDPWAWLAMGVVTLIAGILRFVGLGSPKGKIFDEIYYATDAHNIWRLGYEWDEKANSAGYVVHPPFGKWLIGIGEQIFGYNEVGWRFSAALFGTASVLMLMFVARRLFGSIALACAAGLLMAFDGMHFVLSRSALLDMFLMFFVLAAFTCLVLDRQQRRRRWVKFIEAGGDPAGRGRASRPSFAVPWWRIAAFAMITLAFSVKWSAMAFVPIMVILVYWWEIGARRVAGVRRPIVDTLLDETGWFLVMLVFAFFLYLSTWSGWLLTDGGYNRHWLRDTGGTELPVLGALQNLWHYHQMAYDFHIHLDDAHTYQSWPWQWLLLARPVAFYWSSNDPCGSGNCAAEVVLNGTPALWWAFLPALAALVWLAISRRDWRAGAILGFIAMGWLPWFYYELDNRTMFFFYALPIEPFLILAVVYVLGAIMGPGKDGLPDERRRMTGAVITGAFVLLVALNFAYFYPIFTGQSIPYESWLHRMWLGNRWI; via the coding sequence ATGACGATTGCCCCCGAAGCGACCGCCAGCGCGCCGCAGCCGGCGACGCCGGACGCCCCGGCCGTCTCCGACATCCGGCAGCGCCTGCTGCCGATCGAGGTCAAGTTCGACCCGTGGGCCTGGCTCGCCATGGGCGTCGTCACCCTGATCGCCGGCATCCTGCGCTTCGTCGGGCTGGGCTCGCCGAAGGGCAAGATCTTCGACGAGATCTACTACGCCACCGACGCGCACAACATCTGGCGCCTGGGCTACGAGTGGGACGAGAAGGCGAACAGCGCCGGATATGTGGTGCACCCGCCCTTCGGCAAGTGGCTCATCGGCATCGGCGAGCAGATCTTCGGCTACAACGAGGTCGGCTGGCGCTTCTCCGCCGCCCTGTTCGGCACCGCCAGCGTCCTGATGCTGATGTTCGTCGCGCGGCGCCTGTTCGGCTCGATCGCCCTCGCCTGCGCGGCCGGGCTGCTCATGGCGTTCGACGGCATGCACTTCGTGCTGTCGCGGTCGGCGCTGCTCGACATGTTCCTCATGTTCTTCGTGCTCGCCGCGTTCACCTGCCTCGTCCTCGACCGGCAGCAGCGCCGGCGGCGCTGGGTGAAGTTCATCGAAGCCGGCGGCGACCCGGCCGGACGCGGCCGGGCGAGCCGCCCGTCGTTCGCCGTGCCGTGGTGGCGGATCGCCGCCTTCGCCATGATCACCCTCGCCTTCAGCGTCAAGTGGAGCGCGATGGCGTTCGTCCCGATCATGGTGATCCTCGTCTACTGGTGGGAGATCGGCGCTCGCCGCGTCGCCGGCGTACGCCGCCCGATCGTGGACACCCTGCTCGACGAGACCGGCTGGTTCCTGGTCATGCTGGTCTTCGCATTCTTCCTCTACCTGTCCACGTGGAGCGGCTGGCTGCTCACCGACGGCGGCTACAACCGGCACTGGCTGCGTGACACCGGTGGCACCGAACTCCCCGTCCTGGGCGCGCTGCAGAACCTGTGGCACTACCACCAGATGGCGTACGACTTCCACATCCACCTCGACGACGCGCACACCTATCAGTCGTGGCCGTGGCAGTGGCTGCTGCTGGCCCGCCCGGTCGCGTTCTACTGGTCGAGCAACGACCCCTGCGGCAGCGGTAACTGCGCCGCCGAAGTCGTCCTCAACGGCACCCCGGCGCTGTGGTGGGCCTTCCTGCCCGCCCTGGCCGCGCTCGTCTGGCTGGCCATCTCCCGCCGCGACTGGCGGGCCGGCGCAATCCTCGGCTTCATCGCGATGGGCTGGCTCCCCTGGTTCTACTACGAGCTCGACAACCGCACGATGTTCTTCTTCTACGCGCTGCCGATCGAGCCGTTCCTCATCCTCGCCGTCGTCTACGTCCTCGGCGCGATCATGGGCCCAGGCAAGGACGGACTGCCCGACGAACGAAGGCGGATGACCGGAGCAGTGATCACCGGGGCGTTCGTGCTGCTGGTGGCGCTGAACTTCGCGTACTTCTATCCGATCTTCACCGGGCAGTCGATCCCCTACGAGTCCTGGCTCCACCGCATGTGGCTAGGCAACCGCTGGATCTAG
- the rsmA gene encoding 16S rRNA (adenine(1518)-N(6)/adenine(1519)-N(6))-dimethyltransferase RsmA has protein sequence MTGLLGPAQIRALAAKLGVRPTKKLGQNFVHDPNTVRRIVAAAGLTEDDVVLEVGPGLGSLTLGLLETAARVHAVELDPVLAAALPETVAVQAPEAKDRLTVLAGDALKTTVADFTPAPTALVANLPYNVAVPVVLHLLATLPSLRHGLVMVQLEVADRLTAGPGSKVYGIPSVKLAWYADSRMAGKVPPAVFWPVPNVDSGLVAFTLRDAPPAAVPREDVFAVVDAAFAQRRKTLRAALAGWAGGSAVAERILRAAGVDPQARGESLTVMEFAAIAAARRTAVSEPPEAESDGRVAR, from the coding sequence ATGACCGGACTGCTGGGGCCGGCGCAGATCCGCGCCCTCGCCGCCAAGCTGGGCGTACGCCCGACGAAGAAGCTGGGGCAGAACTTCGTGCACGACCCCAACACGGTCCGGCGCATCGTGGCGGCGGCCGGGTTGACCGAGGACGACGTGGTGCTCGAGGTCGGCCCCGGGCTGGGCTCGCTGACGCTGGGGCTGTTGGAGACCGCCGCTCGGGTGCACGCGGTGGAACTCGATCCCGTGCTCGCCGCCGCGCTGCCGGAGACTGTCGCCGTGCAGGCCCCGGAAGCCAAGGACCGGCTGACCGTGCTGGCCGGGGACGCATTGAAGACCACGGTGGCCGACTTCACACCGGCGCCCACCGCGTTGGTGGCCAATCTGCCCTACAACGTCGCCGTGCCGGTCGTGCTGCACCTGCTCGCGACCCTGCCGAGCCTGCGGCACGGGCTGGTGATGGTGCAGCTGGAGGTGGCCGACCGGCTGACCGCCGGGCCGGGGTCCAAGGTCTACGGCATCCCCTCGGTCAAACTCGCCTGGTACGCCGACTCACGGATGGCGGGAAAGGTGCCGCCCGCAGTGTTCTGGCCGGTTCCGAACGTCGACTCCGGATTGGTGGCGTTCACCCTGCGCGACGCGCCGCCGGCGGCTGTTCCCCGGGAGGATGTCTTCGCGGTCGTGGACGCGGCGTTCGCCCAGCGGCGTAAGACGTTGCGGGCGGCGCTCGCCGGCTGGGCCGGTGGTTCGGCGGTGGCCGAGCGAATCCTGCGAGCGGCGGGTGTCGACCCGCAGGCGCGCGGGGAATCGTTGACGGTCATGGAATTCGCCGCGATCGCGGCCGCCCGGCGGACCGCGGTGAGCGAACCGCCGGAAGCGGAGTCAGACGGTAGGGTTGCCCGGTGA